ACTTGCCGATAAATATAATAGGTTCATCTCTTCTCCTCCTTTTAGAGATTTATTGTTTCTATTATCTTTAATCGGCAGGAGAAGAGATTTTTTTAACAAAATTTAAAAAATGACGAAACTATAGTTTAAATAAAAGATAATTATTTATCCAGAGTGAAGTAAGACAGCAGAACCTACCAACATGCTCAGTTGTTTTACTCCGGAGAGATAGGTAGTTACAATAAAACTAATGAAGAAAGATTTTTTAGATAACAAAAAAACTGGAGGTAGTGATAATTTTAAGGAGAAGCGATGATGTCGAGTAGACCTACCATTATGACATTGAAAGAAGTAGCTGATTACCTGCGTCTTCATGAATCAAGTATTTATCGACTATCAAAAGCTGGTAAAATACCTGCTTATAAAGTTGGTAGAGGGTGGAGATT
This genomic interval from bacterium contains the following:
- a CDS encoding helix-turn-helix domain-containing protein, producing the protein MMSSRPTIMTLKEVADYLRLHESSIYRLSKAGKIPAYKVGRGWRFKKDKIDEWLHQSVIINKNKPFGEGKEDNTH